In the genome of Variovorax sp. PAMC26660, the window CCGCGTCGTGGAAGCCGGCACATTCACCCGGGCTGCCGACTCGCTCGCCCTGCCCAAGGGCACCGTCACCAAGCAGATCCAGGCGCTCGAATCGCGCCTGCGCGTGAAGCTGCTCAACCGCACGACGCGCCGCGTCACGGTCACGCCCGACGGCGCGGCCTACTTCGAGCGGGCGGCGCGCCTGCTGAACGACTTCGACGACATGGAAGCCAGCATGACGAATGCGCAGGCCAGCCCCACGGGGCGGTTGCGCATCGACGTGGGCACCTCGGTGGCGCAGCAGATCATCCTGCCCGCCCTGGCCACCTTCTGCGACCGCTACCCCGACATCCAGGTCGACCTGGGCGTGAGCGACCGCACGGTGGACCTGATCAGCGACAACGTCGACTGCGTGATCCGCGCCGGCGAACTCAGCGACCAGTCGCTGGTGGCGCGCCGCATCGGCACGCTGCACTTCGTCACCGTGGCGTCACCGGCGTACATCAAGCGCTATGGCGCGCCGCAGCACCCGAACGACATCGAGAAGCGCCACAGCGTGGTGAGCTACTTCTCGGGCACCACCCGGCGCGTGTACCCGCACGAGTTCCACAAGGGCGACGAGCGCATCGAACTGAACGGCCCCTACCGCGTGTCGGTCAACGAAAGCAACGCCCACATGGCGGCGGTGCTCGGCGGCTTCGGCATTTCGCAGTGCATCACCTTCATGGCCGATCCGCTGCTGGAAAGCGGCGCGCTGGTCGAGGTGCTGTCCGACTGGACCCGCGACCCCTTGCCGATCCACGTGGTCTACCCGCCCAACCGCCACCTGAGCGCCAAGGTGCGGGCCTTCGTGGACTGGGCCGCCGAGCTGTTTGCCAAGAATCCGCGGCTGCAGCGCCGCTGACAGCTCGCAGAGGTTGCCTGCCGGGGCGGGTGTTGCCCATCGCCGGTCTTGGCGTCTGCAGCAAATGTTTCACTGCAGGCACCTAAACTCCGGCCGGCGCATGCCGCGGCTTCACTGAAGACCGCACCTACAAGAACATACATTCCGGCAACCTCATGGACAACCAGTCGAACGGCCAGGCCGACGCCCCCGACCAGACGCACACCCCGCCAGACGAAAGCGCGAGCGAATTCGGCCGCCGAAACCCGATAGAGATCGGCGCCCGGCTGCGCAACCTCGCCAGCGGCAGCGATTTCCTCAGCGTTCAATTCGCAGGCGGCCAACTCGTGACGCAGCTTCTGGACGTGGATGCGCGCACGCGCACCTTCATCTTCGATTGGGGCGCGTCGCCCGAGCAGAACAGGGGCCTGCTGGCCGCGCCGCGCTGCCATTTCAGCGCCCAGCCGGACGGCGTGCGCATCGAATTCGCCACCACCTCGCCGCGTGAGACCCGCTACGAGGGACTGCCCGCGTTCGAGGTCAACTTTCCCGAGGTGTTGTTCTATCTGCAACGCCGAATGCACTTCCGCGTCGATACACCGATTCTCGATTCGTACACGTGCACGGGCTCTTTGCCCAAAGGCGATGCGTTCCGCTTCGAGGTGCACGACCTGTCGCTCGGCGGCGTCGGCATGCGCACCACAGACGAACGCGTGGCCGAACTGCCGATCGGCACGCACCTGCGCAATTGCGAACTGTCGCTCGGCACGCTCGGGCGGCTCTCGCTCGACCTGGAACTCGTGTCGCACCGCCCCACCGCACTGCCGAACGGCACGCGGCGCCATCAACTGGGTTTCCGTTTTCTGGTGCTGCCGGGCAGCGTTGAAAACCGGCTGCAGCGCCTGATCACGCAGCTCGAAATGAAGAGCAACGCCCTGGTGCGCTGACGTGGTGCGGGCCAGGGCCTGAAGTCAGTACACCGGCTCGCAGCGCACCTCGGTCTTGACCGAATTGGCGATGAAGCATTCATCGTGCGCCCGGTGGTGCATCTGGTCGATCTGCTCGTGCGTCGGAATGTTCTCGCCGGAGAACGTCACCTGCGGCCGCAGCGTGACCACCGTCATCGCCGTCTTGCCTTCGGCGTTCTTCTCCATCACGCCGATGGCCGCATCGAAGTAGCGGTCGACGATGAACTTGCGCTTCACCGCCATCGTGAGAAACCACAGCATGTGGCAGTTCGACAGCGAGGCGACGAACATCTCTTCCGGATCGACGGCCGATGCATCGGACATCGGCAGCGGCACCACATGCGGCGACGAAGAGCCCGGCACTTCCGCGCCGCCGTCGAAGCGCAGCGAATGCCTGCGGCTGTAGGTGTTGCCGAGAAAATCCTGCTCGCCTCGCTGCCAGAGGATTTCTGCGGTGTACTGGGCCATGGGGTGTGCTCCGGCGTGTATTGCAAGAGCGCAATTTTGCGCCACGGCAGCGGCCGGCTTCAGAGGTCGATGCGGTAGCGAAACTTGGTCAGGCTGCCCTGGCTCGGCAAGGTGATGAAGGTCTCGACCATCACGCCGCCGTTGGCCACGATCACCTTCTGCGATGCAAAGTTGTCGAGGCTGGTCGTGACCTCGACCCATTCAAGGCCTTCCCCGGCCGCCAGCATCAGCATGCCGCCGAGTGCGCGCGTCGCATAGCCCTTGCGCTGCTTCCAGGGCACCACGCTGTAGCCGATGTGGCCCAGGCAGTAGGCGGGCAAGGCCTGGGTACCCGGTTGCCAGCGCAGGTCGATGCTGCCGCAGAACTCGCCGTCCCACATCCAGCACTTGTAGCCGGGCAGGCGCGGCACCTGCGAGCCGTCGGGCATGGTGACGGGCGGGCCCTTCGCCTCGCGGTCCACCAGGCTTGCAAGGAACTGGGCGGCATCGGTTTCGATCTGCGCGCGTTCTTCGGAGCCCGAGCCGGGGCGCGTCTCGTCCCGTGCCCAGCCCCGGTTCAGCGCAGACACATAGCTGTCGAGGCCCGCCTTCGAGGGCCAGACCAGTTCCATCGGACGGGGAGCGGTATCGGGGCGCGCCATCTTCTTCAGACGCCCAGCAGCTTGACGAGCAGCGGCACCAGCAAGGCCGTCGCGATGCCGTTCAGCCCCATGGCCAGCGCGGAGAACGCACCCGCCGTTTCATTCACCTGGATGGCGCGCGCCGTGCCGATGCCATGCGCGGCCATGCCGACCGCGAAGCCGCGCACCGCCGGCTCCTTGATACGCAACAGGTTCAGCAGACCGGTCGCCATGATCGCGCCCGAGATGCCCGCGATGGCGGCAGCCACGGCCGCGAGCGACGGCAGCCCGCCGATCTTCTCGGCCACGCCCATCGCGATGGGCATGGTGGCCGACTTGGGCGCGAGCGACATGATCAGCTCGTGCGAGCCGCCCAGCACCCACGCAATGCCGATGGCCGACACGATGGCCGCCACCGAGCCCACCAGCAGCGCCACGCCGATCGGCAGCCACAGCCGCCGCAGCCGGCCGACCTGGCTGTAGAGCGGCACCGCCAGTGCCACGGTGGCCGGGCCGATGAGGAAGTGCACGAACTTCGCGCCCTCGAAATAGGTGTCATAGGGCGTGCGCGTGACGAGCAGCACGCCCACGATGACGATGACCGACACCAGCACCGGATTGACCACCGGGTTGCGCCCGCTGCGGGTGTGCAGCCACAGCGCGCCCAGGTAGGCCAGCAGCGTGAGCGACAGCCACAGCAGCGGCGACTGGGCAAGGAACACCCAGATCTCGGAGAGCTTGGCAGGCGCGGTCATTCAGCGTCCTTGCCGGTGATGCGGATCATCCAGCGGAACGTGAGCGCGGTCACGGTCATGGTGAAGGCAGCGCCAACGATGCCGGCCGCCAGAAACGGCAGCCACTCGCGCCCCACCCGCTCGAAATGCAGCATGACGCCCGTCACCGCCGGGATGAACAGCAGCATCAGGTTGCGCAGCAGATGGCCCGAGGTGTCGGTCAGCGTCTGCGGCACGCCACCGCGCACCAGCAGCCCGACGAACAGCAGCAGCATGCCGATCAACGGACCGGGGATCGGCAGGCTGAGCCACTGCACCAGCAATTCGCCGGCCAGTTGGCAAAGAAAGAGCGTGGTGATGGCGTAGAGCATGGCGTTGTTGTCGGGGTGTCCGTTCGATCAATAGTCTGCGGAAGCGGCCGCGCGTGTCCAGGCCTCTTTCAGGGCCTGCTGGCTCTGCGGCGGGAGCACACCCAACCGCACATGGCCCGGCAGGCCGAAGGAGGCGCAGTCGCGCAGCTTGATGCCGTCGGCGCGCAGCGCGGCGGCCTGCGCGGGATAGGGCCGGTCGGTGCGCGCGCAGAAGAAATTGCCATCGCTCGGCAGGCAATGCCAACCCAGCGATTCGCAGAGGGCGCGCTGCCCGGCCTTCCACGCGCGCAGGGTCTGCAGGCTCTGCGCAAGCCAGGCCTGTGCCTCGCCGCCGGTCCAGGTTTCGAGCAGCGCGACGCCGTGCGTGCCCAGCGGCCACGACGGCGCGAGCCGGTCCAGGCGTTGCAGCAGCGGTGCGGTGTCGTCGCCATCGGGTGCGATGGCATAGGCGGCGCGGATGCCTGTCAGGCCCATGGCCTTGTTCGGTGTCCACAACTGCCAGACACGGTCGCGTTGCGTCGCATCGAGCGAAGCCCGGCCTTCGAGGCGCAAGGGCTCGTACGCCATGTCGAGCACGCAGATGCCGCTCCTGCTTTCGGCGTGTTGCACCAGATCGGCCTGCGCCTGTCCCATCGGGCTCGAAGGTTCGCAGCACCAGCGAAGCGCCGCAGACGCGTGCGATGCCGGCGCGCGCAGCGACTGCAAACCCCAGGCCTGCGCGGCGCGCTCGTAGTCACCGTAGCTGTGCGCCGGCAGCCAGACCTGCAAGCCGCCGCCTTGTGCGACAGCGGCGCTGATGCGATGGATGAACTCGCTCGCACTCGCGGCGATCACGATGCGTTCGGCGGCCACGCTATGGAAGCGCGCGAGCCTTGTGCGCAACGCCGTGTAGCGCGGGTCCGGATAGTGCGCGGCATCGGCGGCGCGGATCGCGGCCACGGCGACAGGACACGGCCCTATTGCATTGCCGTTGGTCGAGAAGTCGTGCGGCGCGGTGCCGGATTCGTCGGGGCCGCCGTGCACGGCGTTGGCAGTGCGATCTGGCGTCATGCCCACCACCTCCAGCCCGAGGCCGCCACGATCGCCAGCGATGCCAGGACAGCCACAGCGAAGACGGCCCGGCCGCCGAGCTGCGCGGTGCGCTGCATGTCGGCGGCGGTCGGCGCGCGGCCTTCGGCGTTCAATGCATAGACACCCGGCTTGGCCAGCCGCACGCCGAGCAGCAAGGCCATCGTCGCCATCGGCCAGCCACTGTTGGGCGATGGCGTGCGGCGCGCTTCGTCGGTCAGGCCGGCCGGCCAGCGCCAAGCCGCGAGCGCTAGCAGCAGCACCGTGAGCCGCGCCGGCAGCCACGAGAGCAGATCGTCCGCGCGTGCGGCCCATTTGCCGAACCATGTCCAGTCGCGCCCATTGCGCTCGCCGAGGTAGCCCCACATGGCATCGGCCGTGTTGGCGAAACGGTAGACCGCCGCACCCGGCAGGCCGAGAAGCACGAACCAGAACAGCGGCGCCACCAGCGAATCGTTGAGGTTTTCAGCGAGCGATTCGATGGCGCTTTCGCGCACCTCGCGTTCGCTGAGCATGGAGACATCACGGCTCACCAGCCTGGCCAATTGCTTGCGGCCGGCGTCGAGCGACACGGCCAGCGCGGCTTCGACCGCCAGCACTTCGTCGCGCAGCATGCGCCATGCAAAGAGCGGCTTGAGCAGCAGGCCCAGCAGCACCGCCATGGCCCACAAGGGCAGCCACACCGCGAGCATCCCCTGCAACGCCATCGCCACGCCGCCGACGCATACAGCGCCTACACACCACGTCAGCGCCCCGATGAAGAAAGCCGGCAGATCGAGGCGCTTCGCATCCCTTGTCAGTGGCGCAACGCGCGAGCCGATCCCGCCGAGGTACAGCCCCATCCACACGACCGGATGGCAACGCGCGGGAGGCTCACCGAGCCAGCGGTCGATGGCCAGCGCGAGCCACAGGGCGGCAACGACGGCAAGGGCGTATTCAAGAGTGGCGTGGGGCATGGGAGCCGCCATTCTCGCGAATCAGGCGGGGACTTTGCCGCGTCGCCACTGCATCCATGCGCCGAGCGCGACCAGCAGCGCCGCGCCGAATGCGATCCAGAGGCGAAAGACGAGCGTGTCGGCCGTGGGCGCGGGTGTCGCGTCGGCCGTGGGTTCGAGCTTGAGGCCGGTGACGGGCTGCATGCTGTCCGGCGCCGGCTCGGCGGCCGGTGTCGTGGGCCCAGGCACGGGGGCAGGTGCAGCAGGTGGCGACGCGACGACCACCGGCACCACCGGCGCATTCCACTTCGGTGCCGCGGGTGCCACAGCCGATGCCAACTCCGCCTGCGCAAACCGCTGCACCGCCGTATTCCGTTCACGCATCCCGGTGGCACGCACCGCTTCCGAATAAGCCTGCGCCAGCTCGCGCCGGGTCTTCGCGTCCGGCTTCCAGTAGTCCAGCCGCACTGCATCGAGCATGCGCTCCAGCGTCTGCGCGAAGGCGGCGCGGTTGTCGCCTTCCAGCCATTCGCGCGTGCCCAGCTTGTACTTGTCGCGCACATAGACCTCGTGCAGCGACTGCCACTGGTCCTGCCGCACGGTGCCCGGGGCCGTGACCTGCCAGCCCCACAGGAACTGCGCCGTCTTCAAGACCTGCAGCGTGCCGCTGTAGCCCTCAGCCTTCTGCGCTTCGATCCATTGCGGATGCAGGTAGCGCGTCTGCATTTCGCGCGCGATGGCGCCAGCGGCAGTGTCGGTGCGCACCGCGCTGCCGTCGCGCAGGTTCTGCACGTAGAGCGCGGGGTCCTTGCCTGTGAGCTGTCGCACGGCTTGCGCGATGCCACCCAGGTACTGGAACGGGTCGTCGTTGGTCAGCACGCCGTAGAGATTGGAGCTGCGCGCCATCAGCGCCGCATCGACCTGCATGAGGTTGCCGGCATAGGCGCCGGGGCGCGCTGCGCCGTCGAGGCCCTTGCCGTAGGCGTGTCCCATGCGGTCCATGTAGAGCTGCGCCATCTGCGCGTCGCCGCCGCCACGGTTCTGCCTGGCCCAGACATCGCTCGCCAGCGCGGCCTCTTCGAGTCCGGCGCCGTAGCTGCCCTGCTCGTTCGAGAACACGCGCGCGGTCGACCAGCGCGTGGCCTCGGCCGCTGTCGCGCCTTCCGCGCGCAGCTTGCGCGCCAGCGTCTCGCTGTGCTGCGCGACGGCGTTGCCGGCTTCGGGCAATGCGGCCACCTGCTGCACCGCCTCGTCGAGCCAGCGCATCACGTTCGGAAACTGGTCGCGGTAGGAGCCGGTGACGCTGACCAGCACGTCCATGC includes:
- a CDS encoding LysR family transcriptional regulator, with product MDQIQAMRIFVRVVEAGTFTRAADSLALPKGTVTKQIQALESRLRVKLLNRTTRRVTVTPDGAAYFERAARLLNDFDDMEASMTNAQASPTGRLRIDVGTSVAQQIILPALATFCDRYPDIQVDLGVSDRTVDLISDNVDCVIRAGELSDQSLVARRIGTLHFVTVASPAYIKRYGAPQHPNDIEKRHSVVSYFSGTTRRVYPHEFHKGDERIELNGPYRVSVNESNAHMAAVLGGFGISQCITFMADPLLESGALVEVLSDWTRDPLPIHVVYPPNRHLSAKVRAFVDWAAELFAKNPRLQRR
- a CDS encoding flagellar brake protein, whose protein sequence is MDNQSNGQADAPDQTHTPPDESASEFGRRNPIEIGARLRNLASGSDFLSVQFAGGQLVTQLLDVDARTRTFIFDWGASPEQNRGLLAAPRCHFSAQPDGVRIEFATTSPRETRYEGLPAFEVNFPEVLFYLQRRMHFRVDTPILDSYTCTGSLPKGDAFRFEVHDLSLGGVGMRTTDERVAELPIGTHLRNCELSLGTLGRLSLDLELVSHRPTALPNGTRRHQLGFRFLVLPGSVENRLQRLITQLEMKSNALVR
- a CDS encoding OsmC family protein, whose product is MAQYTAEILWQRGEQDFLGNTYSRRHSLRFDGGAEVPGSSSPHVVPLPMSDASAVDPEEMFVASLSNCHMLWFLTMAVKRKFIVDRYFDAAIGVMEKNAEGKTAMTVVTLRPQVTFSGENIPTHEQIDQMHHRAHDECFIANSVKTEVRCEPVY
- a CDS encoding GNAT family N-acetyltransferase, which translates into the protein MARPDTAPRPMELVWPSKAGLDSYVSALNRGWARDETRPGSGSEERAQIETDAAQFLASLVDREAKGPPVTMPDGSQVPRLPGYKCWMWDGEFCGSIDLRWQPGTQALPAYCLGHIGYSVVPWKQRKGYATRALGGMLMLAAGEGLEWVEVTTSLDNFASQKVIVANGGVMVETFITLPSQGSLTKFRYRIDL
- a CDS encoding LrgB family protein, with amino-acid sequence MTAPAKLSEIWVFLAQSPLLWLSLTLLAYLGALWLHTRSGRNPVVNPVLVSVIVIVGVLLVTRTPYDTYFEGAKFVHFLIGPATVALAVPLYSQVGRLRRLWLPIGVALLVGSVAAIVSAIGIAWVLGGSHELIMSLAPKSATMPIAMGVAEKIGGLPSLAAVAAAIAGISGAIMATGLLNLLRIKEPAVRGFAVGMAAHGIGTARAIQVNETAGAFSALAMGLNGIATALLVPLLVKLLGV
- a CDS encoding CidA/LrgA family protein, producing MLYAITTLFLCQLAGELLVQWLSLPIPGPLIGMLLLFVGLLVRGGVPQTLTDTSGHLLRNLMLLFIPAVTGVMLHFERVGREWLPFLAAGIVGAAFTMTVTALTFRWMIRITGKDAE
- a CDS encoding aminotransferase class I/II-fold pyridoxal phosphate-dependent enzyme, yielding MTPDRTANAVHGGPDESGTAPHDFSTNGNAIGPCPVAVAAIRAADAAHYPDPRYTALRTRLARFHSVAAERIVIAASASEFIHRISAAVAQGGGLQVWLPAHSYGDYERAAQAWGLQSLRAPASHASAALRWCCEPSSPMGQAQADLVQHAESRSGICVLDMAYEPLRLEGRASLDATQRDRVWQLWTPNKAMGLTGIRAAYAIAPDGDDTAPLLQRLDRLAPSWPLGTHGVALLETWTGGEAQAWLAQSLQTLRAWKAGQRALCESLGWHCLPSDGNFFCARTDRPYPAQAAALRADGIKLRDCASFGLPGHVRLGVLPPQSQQALKEAWTRAAASADY
- the cbiB gene encoding adenosylcobinamide-phosphate synthase CbiB, whose amino-acid sequence is MPHATLEYALAVVAALWLALAIDRWLGEPPARCHPVVWMGLYLGGIGSRVAPLTRDAKRLDLPAFFIGALTWCVGAVCVGGVAMALQGMLAVWLPLWAMAVLLGLLLKPLFAWRMLRDEVLAVEAALAVSLDAGRKQLARLVSRDVSMLSEREVRESAIESLAENLNDSLVAPLFWFVLLGLPGAAVYRFANTADAMWGYLGERNGRDWTWFGKWAARADDLLSWLPARLTVLLLALAAWRWPAGLTDEARRTPSPNSGWPMATMALLLGVRLAKPGVYALNAEGRAPTAADMQRTAQLGGRAVFAVAVLASLAIVAASGWRWWA